The Prevotella sp. E9-3 genome has a window encoding:
- the rsmI gene encoding 16S rRNA (cytidine(1402)-2'-O)-methyltransferase, whose protein sequence is MGTLYIVPTPVGNMEDMTYRAVRILKEADVVLAEDTRTSGILLKHFEIHNHLLSHHKFNEHGTSAGVVQRLLAGQTVALISDAGTPGISDPGFFLVREAVRAGVEVQCLPGATAFVPALVSSGLPCDRFCFEGFLPQKKGRQTKLLSLQEEERTMIFYESPYRVVKTLEQFAEVFGADRQVSVCREISKVHEESVRGTLEEVIAHFKEREPKGEIVIVLAGKEEKGKKKEDKE, encoded by the coding sequence ATGGGAACACTATACATTGTGCCGACTCCTGTCGGCAACATGGAGGATATGACCTACCGTGCAGTCCGCATCCTGAAGGAAGCAGACGTGGTGTTGGCCGAGGATACTCGCACATCGGGCATCCTTTTGAAGCATTTTGAAATTCACAACCATCTTCTTTCGCATCATAAGTTCAACGAACATGGCACCAGCGCCGGTGTGGTGCAACGCCTGTTGGCTGGACAGACAGTGGCCTTGATCAGCGATGCTGGTACGCCGGGAATCAGTGACCCAGGTTTCTTTCTTGTGCGTGAAGCTGTGAGGGCGGGAGTGGAAGTGCAGTGCCTGCCTGGTGCAACGGCTTTTGTGCCGGCGCTGGTGAGCAGCGGACTGCCCTGCGACCGTTTTTGCTTTGAAGGGTTCCTGCCACAGAAGAAAGGCCGACAGACAAAACTTTTGTCGCTTCAGGAAGAAGAACGTACGATGATCTTCTATGAATCGCCTTACAGGGTGGTGAAAACTTTGGAGCAGTTTGCTGAGGTGTTTGGTGCCGACCGACAGGTAAGTGTGTGCCGGGAAATATCGAAGGTGCACGAAGAGAGCGTACGCGGAACGCTGGAAGAGGTGATAGCTCATTTCAAGGAGCGCGAACCCAAAGGCGAAATTGTTATAGTGCTTGCCGGAAAAGAGGAAAAAGGCAAGAAAAAAGAAGACAAAGAATAG
- a CDS encoding ParB/RepB/Spo0J family partition protein, whose protein sequence is MAVHKKYAKGAAVLGRGLDDIGNGRGLDALIDTSEVRPQGSSNLNEIPISQIEPNPEQPRHEFDETALNELAASIQMMGIIAPITLRQVAPDRYQIIAGERRWRASQLAGLTSIPAYIRTVEDENVMELALVENIQREDLNAIEIALAYEHLAETTGMTQEKISERVGKSRTAVTNYMRLLKLPAQIQMALKNHEIDMGHARALLALDSPSMQLKLFKDVQKNQYSVRKVEEMVQMLKSGEDVQLAHKKIASKAQLPQRFNEAKKQLSDLLQSKVQLTCSPKGKGRISIPFESEEDLERILKAIGK, encoded by the coding sequence ATGGCAGTACATAAGAAATATGCAAAAGGAGCGGCCGTATTGGGCCGTGGACTTGACGATATAGGAAACGGCCGCGGACTCGATGCGCTTATCGACACCAGCGAAGTGAGGCCCCAAGGCTCGTCAAACCTGAACGAGATACCCATCAGCCAGATAGAACCCAACCCTGAGCAGCCCCGTCATGAGTTTGACGAGACCGCTCTGAACGAACTGGCTGCCAGTATCCAGATGATGGGTATCATTGCCCCTATCACCCTGCGCCAAGTGGCTCCCGACCGCTATCAGATTATTGCCGGTGAGCGTCGTTGGCGTGCCTCGCAACTGGCTGGACTCACTTCTATTCCAGCCTACATACGTACCGTTGAAGACGAGAACGTGATGGAGCTGGCGCTGGTTGAGAATATTCAGCGCGAAGACCTGAACGCCATAGAAATAGCTTTGGCCTATGAGCATCTGGCTGAGACCACAGGTATGACGCAGGAGAAGATTTCTGAACGCGTAGGCAAGAGCCGTACTGCCGTGACCAACTACATGCGCCTGCTGAAACTGCCTGCCCAGATTCAGATGGCACTGAAGAATCACGAGATTGACATGGGACACGCCCGTGCACTACTGGCACTGGACTCGCCCTCGATGCAGTTGAAACTGTTCAAGGATGTTCAGAAAAACCAATACTCTGTGCGCAAGGTCGAGGAGATGGTTCAGATGCTGAAAAGCGGTGAGGATGTTCAGTTGGCTCACAAGAAAATCGCTTCTAAGGCACAGTTGCCACAGCGATTCAACGAGGCAAAGAAACAACTGTCGGACCTGCTGCAGTCGAAAGTGCAGCTCACCTGCTCGCCCAAAGGAAAGGGTCGTATCAGCATTCCCTTCGAATCGGAAGAAGACTTGGAAAGAATACTGAAAGCGATTGGAAAGTGA
- a CDS encoding ParA family protein codes for MGKIIALANQKGGVGKTTTTINLAASLATLEKSVLVVDADPQANASSGLGVDIKEVDCSIYECIIDKADVRDAIYTTDIDGLDIIPSHIDLVGAEIEMLNLQNREKVIKQLLDPIRSEYDYILIDCSPSLGLITVNALTAADSVIIPVQCEYFALEGISKLLNTIKIIKSKLNPRLEIEGFLLTMYDSRLRLANQIYDEVKRHFQELVFKTVIQRNVKLSESPSHGLPVILYDADSTGSKNHLALAKEIINKNK; via the coding sequence ATGGGAAAAATTATTGCTTTAGCCAATCAGAAAGGCGGCGTGGGCAAGACCACTACAACCATTAATCTGGCTGCTTCGCTGGCCACACTTGAGAAATCTGTTCTGGTGGTCGATGCTGACCCACAGGCCAACGCTTCCAGCGGACTGGGCGTTGACATCAAGGAGGTGGACTGCTCCATTTACGAATGCATTATCGACAAGGCTGACGTGCGCGATGCTATCTACACCACCGATATCGACGGACTTGATATCATTCCCAGTCATATAGACTTGGTGGGTGCCGAGATTGAGATGCTGAACCTGCAAAACCGCGAGAAGGTTATCAAACAGTTGTTGGACCCCATCCGTTCAGAATACGACTATATCCTTATTGACTGCTCGCCTTCGTTGGGCCTCATCACGGTGAACGCCCTGACAGCCGCCGATTCGGTGATCATCCCTGTTCAATGCGAATACTTTGCACTGGAAGGTATTTCTAAACTCCTCAACACTATCAAGATTATCAAATCGAAACTAAACCCGAGGCTGGAAATTGAGGGCTTCCTGCTCACGATGTACGACTCTCGCCTGCGCCTGGCCAATCAGATTTACGACGAGGTGAAGCGTCATTTCCAAGAACTCGTGTTCAAAACAGTTATTCAGCGTAACGTCAAACTGTCAGAGAGTCCCAGTCACGGACTACCCGTCATCCTCTACGATGCCGACTCTACTGGTTCAAAGAACCATCTGGCTTTAGCAAAGGAAATCATTAACAAGAACAAATAA
- a CDS encoding transglycosylase SLT domain-containing protein yields the protein MTSRNYIYNIKRGIIGSLIFGAFWGFSVPAMAQYENDEIIVTDSQGNEEEIEFPEAMTQDLDSLLSLYHSKTYLSADNDCQTSNVNPTFDKEVYIDRLRRMPTVMEMPYNAVVQTFIDRYAGRLRRSVSLMLGAANFYMPIFEEALEAYQLPLELKYLPIIESALNPKAVSRVGATGLWQFMLTTGKDYGLEVNSLIDERRDPVRASYAAAHYLKDLYNIFGDWSLVIAAYNCGPANIQKAIHRAGGERTPDGKFAGEKDYWKIYPYLPKETRGYVPAFIAANYMMTYYCEHNICPMRCELPAKTDTVMVNRNVNLNQIASVLDIDIEMLRALNPVYRRDVVPGATHPMPIRMLPNDVVRFIDLQDSICNYNAEQLLGKRDVVEVSEPAVSTTRRGRSARGGRTVTVRKGDNLGAIARRNHTTVAKLRRLNGIKGTNIRAGQKLRVK from the coding sequence ATGACATCAAGGAATTATATATATAATATTAAAAGAGGTATTATCGGCAGTCTCATCTTCGGTGCTTTCTGGGGCTTTTCTGTCCCGGCTATGGCACAGTACGAAAATGACGAGATTATCGTGACCGACAGTCAAGGCAATGAAGAAGAGATTGAGTTTCCGGAGGCTATGACCCAAGATTTGGACAGTCTGCTGAGTCTCTACCACTCAAAGACATACCTTTCTGCCGACAACGATTGCCAGACAAGCAATGTGAACCCCACGTTCGACAAAGAGGTTTACATAGACCGTCTGCGCCGCATGCCCACTGTGATGGAGATGCCCTACAATGCTGTGGTGCAGACCTTCATTGATCGCTATGCAGGGCGATTGCGCCGCTCGGTGAGCCTGATGCTGGGTGCCGCCAATTTCTACATGCCTATTTTTGAAGAAGCTCTGGAGGCCTATCAGCTCCCCTTGGAACTGAAATATCTGCCTATCATCGAATCGGCCTTAAACCCTAAGGCGGTATCGCGAGTAGGCGCCACAGGCCTTTGGCAGTTCATGCTTACTACCGGTAAGGACTACGGACTGGAGGTGAACTCACTGATTGATGAACGCCGCGACCCCGTCCGTGCTTCCTATGCCGCTGCCCACTATCTGAAAGACCTGTACAACATCTTTGGCGACTGGAGTCTGGTCATTGCCGCCTACAATTGCGGTCCGGCTAACATTCAGAAAGCCATACACCGTGCAGGAGGCGAACGCACACCCGACGGAAAGTTTGCCGGTGAGAAGGACTATTGGAAGATATACCCATACCTCCCAAAGGAGACACGCGGCTACGTGCCCGCCTTCATTGCTGCCAACTATATGATGACTTACTATTGCGAGCACAATATCTGTCCGATGCGCTGCGAACTGCCAGCTAAGACCGATACCGTGATGGTGAACAGGAATGTGAATCTGAACCAGATAGCCTCAGTGCTCGACATTGATATTGAGATGCTGCGTGCACTGAACCCCGTCTATCGACGCGACGTAGTGCCTGGAGCAACCCACCCCATGCCCATACGGATGCTGCCCAACGATGTGGTGCGTTTCATTGACCTGCAGGATTCCATTTGCAACTATAATGCTGAACAGTTGTTGGGCAAGCGCGATGTGGTAGAAGTGAGCGAGCCTGCTGTCAGCACTACCAGGCGAGGCCGTTCGGCTCGCGGTGGCAGGACTGTCACTGTGCGCAAGGGCGACAATCTGGGGGCTATTGCCCGACGCAACCACACAACGGTGGCCAAGCTGCGCAGGTTGAATGGCATCAAAGGTACCAACATTCGTGCCGGTCAGAAGCTGAGAGTAAAATAA
- a CDS encoding MerR family transcriptional regulator gives MALNLDKNLKMYYSIKEVADMFGLNESTLRYWEKEFPMLRPKTVSGTNVRQYSEKDIEQVKLIYNLVKVRGFKLAAAKKMLHANRDGADRRADVLFRLISVRDELQALKHELDGLT, from the coding sequence ATGGCACTTAACCTCGACAAAAACTTGAAAATGTACTACTCCATCAAGGAGGTGGCCGATATGTTTGGCCTGAACGAGAGTACGTTACGTTACTGGGAGAAGGAATTTCCCATGTTGCGGCCTAAGACTGTAAGCGGTACAAATGTGCGCCAATATTCTGAGAAGGATATTGAACAGGTTAAGTTAATCTACAATTTGGTGAAAGTGCGTGGATTCAAGTTGGCCGCAGCCAAGAAGATGCTGCATGCCAACCGTGACGGTGCCGACCGCCGTGCCGATGTGCTTTTCCGCCTGATTAGTGTTCGTGACGAACTGCAGGCATTGAAGCATGAACTTGACGGCTTGACTTAA
- a CDS encoding DUF5683 domain-containing protein: MKSKQQQQRLLGMRRLMFCALFVMLQASFFGSSVMGQTTDNDSILSQKEENDSVFSQKEGNDSVFALKEAKDSLYSKTEVNDSIAAAVNSMISALPLMESTTGAEDLKPKRQPRDWSTWRPNPQRALWLALVIPGGGQIYNRKYWKLPLVYGGFMGCIYAMSWNSMMYKDYQQAYIDIMDDDPNTASYNKFLHLGRTIDDSNIERYKQIFKSRKDKYRRWRDLSFFVMVGVYAISVIDAYVDAELSEFDISKDLTMKVRPSVMSSGVSRNPLYATSIGVNCSLNF; the protein is encoded by the coding sequence GTGAAAAGTAAACAGCAACAACAACGACTTCTGGGTATGCGCAGACTGATGTTCTGCGCACTGTTCGTCATGTTGCAAGCCTCGTTCTTCGGTTCCTCGGTGATGGGACAGACAACGGACAACGATTCTATTTTATCACAGAAAGAGGAAAACGATTCAGTATTCTCACAAAAAGAAGGGAACGATTCAGTATTCGCACTGAAAGAAGCAAAAGATTCCTTATATAGCAAGACGGAGGTAAACGATTCTATCGCTGCCGCCGTCAATTCTATGATTAGTGCCCTTCCACTCATGGAATCGACAACAGGAGCGGAAGACCTTAAGCCCAAGCGCCAACCGCGCGACTGGAGCACATGGAGGCCCAATCCGCAGCGTGCCCTTTGGCTGGCACTCGTCATTCCTGGCGGCGGACAGATCTATAACCGCAAATACTGGAAACTGCCATTGGTCTATGGCGGGTTTATGGGATGTATCTATGCAATGTCGTGGAACAGCATGATGTACAAGGACTATCAGCAGGCCTATATCGACATTATGGACGATGATCCCAACACGGCCAGTTATAACAAGTTCTTGCACTTAGGCCGCACTATTGACGACTCAAATATTGAACGGTACAAACAGATATTCAAGAGTCGTAAGGACAAATATCGCCGTTGGCGCGATCTAAGCTTCTTTGTGATGGTAGGCGTCTATGCCATCTCGGTGATTGATGCCTACGTGGATGCGGAACTATCTGAATTTGACATATCCAAAGACCTGACTATGAAAGTACGCCCTTCGGTAATGAGCTCGGGCGTAAGTCGCAACCCACTGTATGCTACGTCGATAGGCGTCAACTGCAGTCTTAACTTTTAA
- a CDS encoding thymidine kinase, producing MSEYITGEAHRPGRIEVVCGSMFSGKTEELIRRMRRAKFARQRVEIFKPSIDVRYSEEDVVSHDQNHILSTPIDSSASILLLASDIDVVGIDEAQFLDMGLIDVCNELANRGVRVIVAGLDMDYKGVPFGPMPALCAIADDVTKVHAICVRCGSLAYVSHRKVQNDRRVLLGETSEYEPLCRECYQKAIEEDEAKKMQ from the coding sequence ATGTCAGAATATATCACGGGAGAGGCACACCGTCCCGGCAGAATAGAAGTGGTATGCGGCTCAATGTTCTCAGGCAAAACCGAGGAATTGATTCGTCGCATGCGCCGTGCTAAGTTTGCACGCCAGCGAGTAGAGATTTTCAAACCCAGTATTGACGTGCGTTATTCCGAGGAGGATGTGGTGAGTCACGACCAGAACCATATTCTCTCTACTCCCATCGACTCGTCGGCTTCTATTCTCTTACTAGCCAGCGACATCGATGTAGTGGGTATTGACGAGGCACAGTTCCTCGACATGGGCCTCATCGACGTGTGCAACGAACTGGCCAACCGCGGTGTACGTGTGATCGTAGCCGGTCTTGACATGGACTACAAAGGAGTGCCGTTTGGTCCTATGCCAGCCCTTTGCGCCATTGCCGATGATGTCACGAAGGTGCATGCCATCTGTGTACGCTGTGGCAGCCTGGCCTATGTCAGTCACCGCAAGGTACAGAACGACCGTCGTGTCCTCCTTGGCGAGACAAGTGAGTACGAACCACTTTGCAGGGAGTGCTACCAGAAAGCTATAGAAGAGGACGAAGCAAAAAAAATGCAATAA
- a CDS encoding helix-turn-helix domain-containing protein — protein MRTFPEYNKLIQNIEQRGVDVNNEIHGFAFPGANLSFPGIAIHLCLRGTARFVYDMQEITVEKNNLLVMMPGHFMRAVECSDDFTYARTVVSSELLKDINAYLFSHDSYKFNSAPTCQLTDEQADRVMANAKLLAAIAMHDTTDLQLRRQMLLTQLAVGYEFVNYYWKEQDRQWRDNQTAALYAHFCDLVVAHHREHRDVQFYAAQLGYSTRYFSKLFLKVSHGISALDYIGQHVCTRAKRIMDTDPHLSVKATALELGFPTTGNFCRYFKRVTGIYPQEYKKQDN, from the coding sequence ATGAGAACCTTTCCAGAGTATAACAAACTGATACAAAACATTGAGCAGAGGGGGGTAGATGTGAACAACGAGATACACGGCTTCGCCTTCCCCGGTGCAAACCTCTCCTTTCCTGGCATAGCCATCCACCTGTGTCTGCGAGGAACGGCACGTTTCGTTTATGATATGCAGGAAATAACGGTTGAAAAGAACAACCTGTTGGTCATGATGCCAGGCCATTTCATGCGGGCTGTGGAGTGCTCCGATGACTTTACATACGCCCGCACCGTCGTCTCGTCGGAACTGCTCAAGGACATCAATGCTTACCTCTTCAGCCACGACTCCTACAAGTTTAACAGCGCCCCCACCTGTCAGCTCACCGACGAGCAGGCCGACCGTGTGATGGCCAATGCCAAACTGCTCGCCGCCATCGCCATGCACGATACTACCGACCTGCAGCTGCGCCGTCAGATGTTGCTCACGCAATTGGCAGTGGGCTATGAGTTTGTGAACTACTACTGGAAGGAGCAGGACCGGCAGTGGCGCGACAACCAGACGGCAGCCCTCTACGCCCACTTCTGCGACCTCGTGGTGGCGCACCACCGCGAGCACCGCGATGTGCAATTCTATGCCGCGCAGCTCGGTTATTCCACCCGCTACTTCTCCAAGCTCTTCCTCAAGGTAAGCCACGGCATCTCCGCCCTCGACTACATTGGTCAGCATGTCTGCACCCGGGCCAAGCGTATCATGGACACCGACCCTCACCTGTCTGTCAAGGCCACCGCCTTGGAACTCGGTTTCCCCACCACAGGCAACTTCTGTCGCTACTTCAAGCGCGTCACCGGCATCTATCCTCAGGAGTACAAGAAGCAGGACAACTGA
- a CDS encoding bifunctional (p)ppGpp synthetase/guanosine-3',5'-bis(diphosphate) 3'-pyrophosphohydrolase → MDDEVKQREAADEKLINDAFQKLLDSYLNSRHRKKIDLITKAFNFAKQAHKGVRRLSGEPYIMHPIAVAQIVCSEIGLGSTSICAALLHDVVEDTEYTVEDISNMFGPKIAQIVDGLTKISGGIFGEQASAQAENFKKLLLTMSEDIRVILIKIADRLHNMRTLDSQPANKQYKIAGETLYLYAPLAHRLGLYKIKSELENLSFRFEHPEDYAAIERKLADTQVTRHQSFDQFTAPIEEMLKRMGLKYEIRERVKTPYSIWSKMQNKHVTFDEIYDILAVRIIFTPTSREAEAKECFNIYVELSQLYRSHPDRLRDWVNHPKSNGYQALHVTLMSKQGHWIEVQIRSDRMDEIAEQGLAAHWKYKEGDEYTEDEKESELNEWLHTIKEILDDPQPDAMDFLDAIKLNLFASEIFIFTPKGEIKTMPAGCTALDFAFSIHTFLGSHCIGAKVNHKLVPLSHKLQSGDQVEILTSKSQHVSPQWFNFVTTAKARSKIHAILRRDNREVLKKGESILEEWLKKNGIRPSLAIAKQLTAFHDMQRHEEFYHALGDKVILLGEKDLDELTGKKSDTNSGGGWRKFVPFVKSKKKEQGEQTELFVVPDKFNRKKPIFITDDNISQYKFPNCCHPIPGDDVLGYIDNKNQIEIHKRACPVANRLKTSYGNRILDAKWDMHKTLFFDATIRLGGIDRRGLVNEVTSVISRQMSVDIRKLTFTTEDGVFEGTIDLRIHDRNDVKEIIDKLKEVDDLKEISQIL, encoded by the coding sequence ATGGATGATGAAGTAAAACAAAGGGAAGCTGCTGACGAGAAACTTATTAACGATGCCTTTCAGAAACTGCTCGACAGTTATCTGAACTCACGCCATCGCAAGAAAATTGATCTCATCACAAAGGCTTTCAACTTTGCCAAACAAGCCCATAAAGGTGTGCGCCGCCTGTCGGGCGAGCCCTATATCATGCACCCTATTGCCGTAGCACAGATTGTATGCTCGGAAATAGGATTGGGTTCTACGAGCATCTGTGCTGCATTGTTACACGATGTGGTGGAAGATACTGAATACACCGTTGAGGACATCTCAAACATGTTCGGTCCGAAGATTGCCCAGATTGTTGACGGACTGACCAAGATTAGCGGTGGTATCTTCGGCGAACAGGCCTCAGCCCAAGCAGAGAACTTCAAAAAGTTGCTGCTCACCATGAGCGAAGACATTCGCGTCATCCTTATCAAGATTGCCGACCGTCTGCACAACATGCGCACCCTGGACTCTCAGCCAGCCAACAAGCAGTACAAGATAGCCGGTGAAACGCTCTATCTCTATGCACCACTGGCCCACCGTCTGGGACTCTACAAGATAAAGTCGGAACTGGAGAACCTGAGCTTCCGCTTCGAGCATCCGGAGGACTATGCCGCTATTGAGCGCAAGCTGGCCGACACACAGGTGACACGCCACCAATCGTTCGATCAGTTTACAGCCCCCATTGAGGAGATGCTGAAGCGCATGGGACTGAAATATGAGATTCGCGAACGAGTGAAGACGCCCTACTCTATCTGGTCGAAGATGCAGAATAAACATGTGACGTTCGATGAGATCTATGACATCCTGGCCGTCCGCATCATCTTTACTCCTACCAGTCGTGAGGCAGAAGCCAAGGAGTGCTTCAACATTTATGTGGAACTGAGCCAGTTGTACCGCAGTCACCCCGACCGTTTGCGCGACTGGGTGAACCATCCTAAATCGAACGGCTATCAGGCACTGCACGTTACCCTCATGTCGAAACAGGGTCACTGGATTGAGGTGCAGATACGTTCAGACCGTATGGACGAGATAGCCGAGCAGGGACTGGCCGCCCACTGGAAATACAAAGAAGGCGACGAATATACCGAGGACGAGAAAGAGAGCGAACTGAACGAATGGCTGCACACCATCAAGGAGATTCTGGACGATCCGCAGCCCGATGCCATGGACTTCCTCGATGCCATCAAGCTGAACCTCTTTGCCAGCGAGATATTCATATTCACTCCAAAGGGAGAGATCAAGACAATGCCTGCCGGATGTACGGCTCTCGACTTTGCTTTCTCCATCCATACCTTTCTGGGCAGCCACTGCATAGGAGCGAAAGTGAATCACAAGCTGGTGCCGCTGAGCCATAAGTTGCAGAGTGGCGATCAGGTGGAGATTCTGACCTCAAAGTCGCAACATGTATCGCCGCAGTGGTTCAACTTTGTTACCACGGCCAAGGCACGCTCCAAGATTCACGCCATTCTGCGCCGCGACAACCGTGAGGTGCTGAAAAAGGGCGAGAGCATCCTGGAAGAATGGCTGAAGAAGAACGGCATTCGCCCCTCGCTAGCCATTGCCAAGCAGTTGACGGCCTTCCATGATATGCAGCGCCATGAGGAATTCTATCATGCCTTGGGCGACAAGGTGATTCTCTTGGGCGAGAAAGACCTTGACGAGCTGACTGGCAAGAAGAGCGACACCAACAGTGGCGGCGGATGGCGCAAGTTTGTACCCTTTGTGAAATCGAAGAAGAAAGAGCAAGGCGAGCAGACCGAGCTGTTTGTTGTTCCCGACAAGTTCAACCGCAAGAAGCCCATCTTTATCACCGACGACAATATCAGTCAGTATAAGTTCCCCAACTGTTGTCATCCCATTCCCGGCGATGATGTGCTTGGCTATATTGACAATAAGAACCAGATAGAGATTCACAAGCGTGCCTGTCCGGTGGCCAACCGCTTGAAGACCAGTTATGGAAACCGCATTCTCGATGCGAAATGGGACATGCACAAAACGCTGTTCTTCGACGCTACCATCCGTCTGGGAGGTATTGACCGCCGCGGACTGGTGAACGAAGTAACCAGCGTCATCTCACGCCAGATGTCGGTGGACATCCGCAAACTGACCTTCACCACTGAAGACGGCGTGTTCGAGGGTACCATCGACCTTCGTATTCACGACCGCAACGATGTGAAGGAGATTATCGACAAGCTGAAAGAGGTTGACGATCTGAAAGAAATCTCACAGATACTGTAA